In a single window of the Paenibacillus sp. MMS20-IR301 genome:
- a CDS encoding ABC transporter ATP-binding protein yields MQVVIQQLCKKYGSKEVLNGINLTLGTGMSGLLGPNGAGKSTLMQILATVIPKTSGEVQIGKCRLGRDEREIRSLLGYLPQEFGVYRRLTGAEYLDYAASMKGITNGKARKEAVAGMLRRVNLEEKRDVCIAKYSGGMRQRIGIAQALLGDPQFIIVDEPTAGLDPEERLRFRDMLAELGKERTVLLSTHVVADIDNNCQSLAIMNGGQIVFHGTQDELLQRVQGQVWTVQTDNEKLAELKEAATLVTGKRSGAGYEARVLCSSAPLPGAVQAAAGLEDGYIAVMRAGNRI; encoded by the coding sequence ATGCAGGTGGTAATTCAGCAGTTATGTAAGAAATATGGCAGCAAAGAAGTGTTGAACGGAATTAACCTGACCCTAGGTACAGGAATGTCCGGCTTGCTCGGGCCTAACGGGGCGGGGAAATCTACATTGATGCAGATTCTGGCAACCGTCATCCCCAAAACATCGGGCGAGGTACAAATCGGGAAGTGCCGGCTTGGGCGTGATGAACGGGAAATCCGTAGCTTGCTGGGCTATCTGCCGCAGGAGTTCGGGGTATACCGCAGACTGACAGGTGCAGAGTATCTTGATTATGCCGCATCTATGAAAGGCATTACGAACGGGAAGGCCCGGAAGGAGGCCGTAGCCGGGATGCTCCGCCGGGTCAATCTGGAGGAGAAGCGCGATGTGTGCATCGCTAAATATTCCGGCGGGATGCGGCAGCGCATCGGGATTGCCCAGGCGCTGCTTGGTGATCCGCAGTTCATAATTGTGGATGAGCCTACGGCCGGGCTGGACCCGGAAGAACGCTTGCGGTTTCGTGACATGCTGGCCGAGCTGGGCAAGGAGCGGACTGTGCTGCTGTCTACCCACGTTGTTGCAGATATCGACAATAACTGTCAGAGCCTGGCGATTATGAACGGGGGGCAGATCGTCTTTCACGGTACACAAGACGAATTGCTTCAGCGTGTGCAGGGGCAGGTATGGACAGTCCAGACCGATAATGAGAAGCTCGCTGAGCTCAAGGAAGCCGCGACCCTCGTAACCGGGAAGCGTTCAGGAGCCGGGTATGAGGCGCGGGTTCTTTGCAGCTCTGCCCCGCTGCCGGGAGCAGTACAGGCAGCGGCAGGACTGGAGGACGGATATATTGCAGTCATGAGAGCGGGGAACCGCATATGA